GTTGCTGCCGAGGATGTCATGGTTGCCGGGCGCCAGGGCGACGGGAATCGTCCCGAAGGCCTGCAGCGGGGCGATAGCAAGGAAGAAGCCCTGCCACTGGTAGGCCAGGGTGTCGGGCTTGCTGCTGCCCTCGATGTAGTCGCCGGTGCCGAGCACCACAATCGGTCGCTGAGTGGCCATGTCGGCCGATAGCTTGCGCATGATCTCTGAGTAGTGCTCGCGGCCGGGGCGAGAGTCGCCGAAGACCGCGAAGTTGAAGCTGGTGAGGTCCTGGGCGAAGGCGTAGGAAGAGAGCAAGGCCACTGCGCAGACCGCGAGCAGCATCGCCCTGAGAGCGGCCCTCAGGCGGAGGCAAAGATAAGGCGACACGGAGCGCGAGACCGGGCTGTACACAGAGGACTTCCCTTCCTGAGCCACCGGCATGATAGCACAGGCCCTGCCCGGTGCAAAGCGCGCGTGGCAGGAGGGCACAAGGCCTTCGGTCCACCGGTCCCGGACACGGAAAGGGGACAGCCCCCCAAAGGAGGCTGTCCCCAAGATGGCTCCTTCTCCACACCCTCATACCCCTTGGAGCCGTCTGCCCCAGATGGAGAAAGGTCTGCGGCCTTACTGCGTAGGGGCCCCGGCAATCTCGATCTTGCGCGGCTTAGCCTCTTCGCGCTTGCCGACGCGTACCTCAAGGACGCCGTCGGTGAACTTGGCGCTGACCTGCTCGGGGTCAACGTTGCGCGGCAAGGCCAGGGACCGCTGGAAGGCCCCGTAGGGTCGCTCGATGCGGTGGTACTTGACGGTCTCGGTGTCCTCGGGCGCCGGTTTGTCGCCACTGATGGTCACAACGTTGTCCTCGACGTGCACCTGGATACTATCCATGGCTACGC
The window above is part of the Armatimonadia bacterium genome. Proteins encoded here:
- a CDS encoding Hsp20/alpha crystallin family protein codes for the protein MLTREPWNAMRAMMDDMDRWARSGLARRGQELADALGYLPLDVAETQDAYVLSAELPGVAMDSIQVHVEDNVVTISGDKPAPEDTETVKYHRIERPYGAFQRSLALPRNVDPEQVSAKFTDGVLEVRVGKREEAKPRKIEIAGAPTQ